Proteins encoded together in one Balearica regulorum gibbericeps isolate bBalReg1 chromosome 3, bBalReg1.pri, whole genome shotgun sequence window:
- the SNX5 gene encoding sorting nexin-5 yields MALLREDAQSKLRSVSVDLNVDPSLQIDIPDALSEKDRVKFTVHTKTTLPAFQSPEFSVTRQHEDFVWLHDTLTETEEYAGLIIPPAPSKPDFDGPREKMQKLGEGEVSMTKEEFAKMKQELEAEYLAVFKKTVSSHEIFLQRISSHPVLSKDRNFHVFLEYDQDLSVRRKNTKEMFGGFLKSVVKSADEVLFSGVKEVEDFFEQEKTFLVNYYNRIKDACAKADKMTRSHKNVADDYIYTSACLNSLALEEPTVIKRYLLKVAELFEKLRKVESRVSSDEDLKLSELLRYYMLNIEAAKDLLYRRTRALVDYENSNKALDKARLKSKDVRLAEAHQQDCCQKFEKISESAKQELMSFKQKRIAAFRKNLIEMAELEIKHAKNNVSLLQSCIDLFKN; encoded by the exons CTGAGGTCTGTATCTGTAGACCTGAATGTTGATCCTTCTCTCCAAATCGATATACCTGATGCCCTAAGTGAAAAGGACAGAGTGAAGTTCACTGTGCATACTAAG ACTACACTGCCAGCTTTTCAAAGCCCTGAGTTTTCAGTTACAAGGCAGCATGAAGACTTTGTGTGGCTGCATGATACGCTCACTGAAACTGAAGAGTATGCAGGACTCATT ATACCTCCAGCACCTTCAAAACCTGACTTTGATGGTCCCagagaaaagatgcagaagctgggggaaggagaagtaTCTATGACAAAAGAAGAGTTTGCAAAAATGAAGCAAGAGCTGGAAGC tgaaTACCTCGCTGTCTTCAAGAAGACTGTATCATCACATGAAATCTTCCTTCAGCGGATTTCTTCTCATCCTGTGCTCAGCAAAGATCGCAATTTCCATGTTTTCCTAGAGTATGACCAGGAT CTGAGTGTTCggaggaaaaacacaaaagagatgtttggtggctttttaaaaagtgtggtAAAGAGTGCTGATGAAGTCCTCTTCTCTGGGGTCAAG GAAGTAGAAGACTTTTTTGAGCAAGAGAAGACTTTTCTTGTAAACTACTACAACAGAATCAAGGATGCATGTGCAAAAGCAGATAAGATGACAAGATCTCATAAAA ATGTTGCAGATGACTATATTTATACTTCAGCTTGCTTGAACAGTCTGGCATTAGAAGAACCTACAGTTATCAAAAG gtacTTGTTGAAAGTTGCTGAACTCTTTGAGAAACTCAGG aaggtAGAGAGTAGAGTTTCGTCTGATGAAGACTTAAAGCTCTCTGAACTGTTGAGATACTACATGCTCAATATAGAAGCTGCTAAG GATCTTCTGTACAGACGTACAAGGGCTCTTGTTGACTACGAAAACTCTAACAAAGCTCTAGATAAAGCCAGACTAAAGAGCAAGGATGTCAGGCTGGCTGAGGCACATCAACAGGATTGTTGTCAGAAGTTTGAAAAAATTTCAGAATCTGCAAAACAAG AACTGATGAGCTTCAAACAGAAGAGGATAGCAGCATTCCGCAAAAACCTAATTGAAATGGCagaactggaaataaaacatgcaaag aaCAATGTCTCTCTCCTGCAAAGCTGTATTGACTTGTTCAAGAACTAA